Sequence from the Pelorhabdus rhamnosifermentans genome:
ACTAATGGCTGATGGAGGGATAAACCCGGATGCAAGTGAAGATGATCTAGCGGCAGTGCAATCGGTTAAAGTAAAAGTAACACCCACGAAGGATGGCGGTGAGATCGTCGAAAAAGAAACGCGCTTCCACGATAAGACACGCGCGTTAGAATTGTATATGAAAGCAGCGGGCATGCTCATTGACCGCAAACAAATAGATGTTACTGCCAAAGTTGAAGAAATGAGCGACGATGACAGGCTAAAACGTATCAAAGAACTACAGTCTCAATTGGCAATAGATGTAAGTGTAGAGCCTTAATTTGTGTGTGTGTGGCGGACTTTCAGATATAATTGATAATGATGTTTAACAAACGTTGATATTACTGCATTTATAATGTAATCTTTTACATATTAGATTACGTATGTGCAATGTAGAGCCTGATTTGGCGTGCAGATATAGCTATATTTATTGGCGGATGGTGCCGTTTAGCTATACCCCGCCCCGTCAAAAATTGTGGGGCAGTAGGAGTCCCTTTATCGCTGCTATCCCTCACTCACCTAGACTATAACAATATCTTACGTGCAACCCGCCCCACCGTTTTCCCAAAAATTACAATTTGGTCATAGGTTTGCTACTTCAAAAAAATTATAAATATTTCTCTATACGTGAAGCAAATTTACAGTACAAAGGAGCTCCATCATGAGTGAAAAAACACTTGAAGGCAGAGTAAGGACTACTGATGAAAGTTGCTTTATTTTAGGTAGCGATGGATATTTTGACAATTTGTTGTTCATCATGAAGCAAATTGATGGTAAAACAGTTCGTGTTTCAATAGAGGTAATTGAAGATAGCATAATTTAAACAAAAAAGAAACTGAACAAAAGATTAAGAAATAAATTTGCGACTAATTGCATTTGAATCCTTATGAAATATAGTCTGATTGCCATTTTAGACCTGGGGTCATATCCCCCCAGGTGTTGGGGTCATATCCCCCCAGGTTTTTATCAATTACATCGTATTATTATCAATTAGAAGGTGATAACACGCAAAACGTAAAGCAAACAAATGTATTTGTTAGCAGCGAAAGGTCCGGCAATAAAGAATTTGTAACTATTACAGATAGCGAAACAGGCGAGATAATAAATCAGCACTGGAAACAAACTAAAAATGGCGAATATGCAAGGCCACCGCAAGGCAAACAAGCACATTTTTACAAGGTGTATGCTACAAACTGGCAAGACATTATAAAAAAGAAAAAGTTGAATTTTACTGAAGTAGGCTTATTTATGAGCCTACTTTCTTTTTTGGATTGGCAAAGCCCTTACATTGTCCACCCTGAAACACGTCAGAACCTATCGTGCAGCGGAATAGCAAAACTGCTTGCTACTGACAGGAAACATATTGAATCTATCCTTGATCGGCTTTGTGAAAAGGGCATGATTGCTAAAGTTAACCGCGGAATAGGTTGTTCTTGCCATTTTATGCTTAATTCGAATGTTGTTCATTTCGGTAAAAATATGCGTGATATAAACGATGCCAAGGTATTTAATAATTGTGCCTATAAACCGCCTGTTAGTATCAAATACAGAGAGGAAAAAGGAAAATGAGATATCACTACACAGAAACCGAGCTTAAAAGCCTACTATCGTCCATAACAATCATCATAGACACTCGTGAAAATCAAAATCAGCATATTACTGACTACTTAGACAAACATAAAGTCCCGCATATTAGTCGCAAACTAGATTACGGTGATTACACGGCTATGCTTCCGGTTAATTCCGACTTAGGCATTATGCGTGACACATATTTTACTGACACGATAGCGATTGAGCGGAAAAATTCATTGGATGAACTGGCAAACAATCTTACCGCTGATCGTCTGCGTTTCGAATCTGAATTAATACGATCACACGGCTGCAGGATGTTGCTCATGATTGAATCTGGCGGATATGATGATATTATCAAACATAACTACAGGTCAAAGTACGAGCCTAAGAGCTACATAGCTACGCTTTCCACCTATACCGCAAGGTACGGATTGAATATTAACTTTATTCCGGCTGCGTACGCTGGAAATTTTATTTTGTTTAATTTGCTGTACCATTGTAGAGAATATTTAAAAAATAATTGTTAATAATTAATATATTTCCTTGCATTACTAATCTTTATATGTAATAATGAGTATAGAAAGATTACATATAAAAGAGGTTATGATAATGGGAGCAGCTAAAAATAGTTGTATTACAGTAGAACCGATTCGAGACTTGAAACAGCTCAATGATATGAAAGAATATCTTCTCGAACACAACGAGCGTGATTATCTTATGTTTGTACTTGGTATTAATTCGGGGCTTCGTATATCTGACCTATTAAAATTAACCGTTGAAGATGTTCAAGACGGCATAGTAACTATTCGAGAACAAAAAACGAGTAAAGTGAAACAGTTTGCTTTATCTGATACATGTAAAGAAGCTATCAATCATTACTTGACAGCCGCGGGGTTAACCACAGGGACGCTTTTCCCTAGTGCTAAAGGAAACAGCAAGCCAATATCAAAAGTTCAAGCATGGCGGATTCTTAATAAGGCGGCTGACTGGGTGGGAATTACTGAAAATATAGGTACTCACACTCTTAGAAAAAGTTTTGGCTATCATGCGTGGCGTAGAGGTGTAGACATAGGATATTTGCAAAGTTGCTTTAATCATTCGTCACAGGCTATTACAATGCGTTATATAGGCATTACACAAGATGAGCTTAACGAAAAGGTTTATTCTAAAATGAATCTATGAGGAGATGACTATTATGCTAGTATTAGTATTCTTCGCGGCAATATTTTGGTTGGTAATCTTCAATATGCTAGGCGTAAAGAATCCGCCGCATAGAGGTGCTAGAAGCGGTCAACTCCGCGCTAGGTATTCTTTGAATCGTATGAGAAGGGGGAAGTTTTTTTGAAAAAGTTACAGAATGAAATGTTTGTACACAGCGTTAAAATTAGGACTAATCGATTTTGTTCTACACTAAACGATATAGAGATTAATGGTGATTGCGGGTCCAATGTTACTTTAAAAATGGCAGATGGTGATTATAGCAGGTTTGCAGGAAAGCGTGTCTGCATAACGATTGAGGCAGTAGAAGGATGATAAAATTTATTTCTAACAATGATTATTTTGATGAAAATGGTCAATTACAATATACTGGATATGGATCATCACAAGAAAAGATTAATTCATATGGTAAAAGTCCGGTTGAAAAAATATTTCCGTTTTTGGTTAATTTGTTTAAACCAAACAAAGATTAATTCAAGTCAACATTCAATTTGAGTGTTGGCTATTTTTATGTCCAAAAATAATAGGAGCGTGATTCGATGACCTATACAAACGACGAAATTAATAATACTGTTGAGACAATCATCAAAAAGTATTATACATATAGAGCTATGGCCCAACTTGATAAAGAGGACTTGAAAGATTTATTCGCAAAAGGAACAGCCAGTTATGATGGTATGCCACACGGGACAGACGTAACGGACCAGACTCTTAACCTTGTAGAGCGTCGAAATGAGCCTACCCTCAACATGAAACGTGCAAGAGCTATCGAGATTATATACGACAGCTTAAAAGCTGATTTGAAAGAGTTTTGTAAGTTATATTTCTTTGAACAGAATACAATGACTGAAGTAAAAGTGTATATGCACATTGAAAAAGACAAATTTTATGGTTTGAAAAATGCAGTAGTGAAAAAATACCGTGATTTATTGCCATGGAGGAATTTTGGAGAGCAAAAAGAAGATATGCAGATAAATAACCGACAAAAAACAGAAGTTTTACCGAACAAAACGGCTTAAATGCCTGTTATAATTACATTATAGAAAGTCTGCGAAGCTGCCGATAAGGGCGGCTATTTTTTATGCCTTAATATGAATATTGGAGCGTGAACACGTATGTGCAAAACTATTATCCTCGAACTAAGCGAATGTGATGCCGCTACTCTGCATGAAATTATCACAAGAGCCGAATATCCAATTGGCTCAGACGAGGCTTTTGTCGGCCATGATGTACTGTGCGATATTGAAGAACAGTTGAGCGTAGGGGAAAAGGATGAAATTGACTCGCCTTCTGTTGAACTGAAATTTAATCCGTATCTCAGTAAAGAACAGATTGAGCAGATGGAGAAAGACATTATGAAAGATGCTATGAGTTTTCAATCGAATAGATTTAACTCCTGTAGATAATACCGTACTCCTAGCGAGTGTTTTTTTGTTGAAAAAAGTTGGTGATATTGTGCCTACACAATCAGAATTAATGGACGAATATATTGCCTTACTTGAAAAAGAAGTAAAGGTAAAAGAATCAAATAAAGCATTTCAACCGCAACCCGGGCCGCAAACCGATTTTTTAAATTCTACGGCTGATATTACTATATATGGCGGGGCGGCAGGCGGTGGCAAGTCGTATGCCTTACTATTATCTTGTTTAAAAGACATAGATAATCCCCGCTATGGTGCTGTTATCTTTCGTAGAACGTCAACTCAAATATTTGGTGAAGGCGGTCTTTGGGATGAAGCTACAAACCTTTACCGTCTTAAAGGTGGCATTGGTGTACAATCTCCAAGGGCAACAATTAAATTTCCCTCAAGGGCAAAAGTTACATTTGCCCATTTACAATATGAGGATAATGTTCATGATTGGGATGGTTCACAGATTGCAGTTATAGCGTTCGATGAATTATGCCACTTTGAACGTAGCCAGTTTATGTATATGATGAGTAGAAATAGAAGCAATAGCGGTGTAAAAAACCGAATTATTGCAACTTGTAACCCTGATGCCGATAGTTTCGTGGCAAGATTAATTGAATGGTATATTGATGAAAATGGTTTTCCAATTAAAGAACGGTCAAATAAAATACGATATTTTATTGTTTTAGATGATGATTTTAAATGGGCTAATTCAAAGCAGGAATTAGTTGAACAATATGGGGTTAAAAAAGAAATAATTAAATCATTTACGTTTATAGCATCAAGTGTATATGACAATAAAATTATGATGGAAAAAAATCCACAATATGAAGCTAATTTGAACGCTCAAAATACAGTGCAAAAAGGCCGTTTGTTATATGGTAACTGGAAGATAAAGCCGTCAAGCGGATTATATTTCAGAAAAGATCAAGTTCAGGTGGTGCCTAGTATTCCTTGTAATTTGGTAAAAGTAGTTAGGGCATGGGATTTGGCGGCAACTATACCAACTCCTAAGAACCCTTCTCCTGATGCCACAAGCGGAGTTTTAATGGGCTTGTTAGAAGACGGAAGATACATTGTACTTGATAACGTGTGGGGCCAATGGCAATCATCTGATGTTCGTACAAAAATACATGCAACAGCAATAAAAGATAATACCAAATATGGGAAAGTAAACATTCATTTGCCACAAGACCCGGCGCAAGCAGGAAAAGAGCAAGCACAGTCATATATTGCTCTTTTATCTGGATTTGTTGTTAAAGCCGAACGTATGACCGGAGATAAAATAACGCGAGCAGAACCATTTAGTTCGCAATGGCAGGCCGGGAACGTCCTTGTTCTGGCAGGACCGTGGAACGGGGCATATTTTACCGAAATGGAAGCTTTCCCAGAAGGTTCACAT
This genomic interval carries:
- a CDS encoding ERCC4 domain-containing protein: MRYHYTETELKSLLSSITIIIDTRENQNQHITDYLDKHKVPHISRKLDYGDYTAMLPVNSDLGIMRDTYFTDTIAIERKNSLDELANNLTADRLRFESELIRSHGCRMLLMIESGGYDDIIKHNYRSKYEPKSYIATLSTYTARYGLNINFIPAAYAGNFILFNLLYHCREYLKNNC
- a CDS encoding site-specific integrase; this translates as MGAAKNSCITVEPIRDLKQLNDMKEYLLEHNERDYLMFVLGINSGLRISDLLKLTVEDVQDGIVTIREQKTSKVKQFALSDTCKEAINHYLTAAGLTTGTLFPSAKGNSKPISKVQAWRILNKAADWVGITENIGTHTLRKSFGYHAWRRGVDIGYLQSCFNHSSQAITMRYIGITQDELNEKVYSKMNL
- the terL gene encoding phage terminase large subunit, which gives rise to MKKVGDIVPTQSELMDEYIALLEKEVKVKESNKAFQPQPGPQTDFLNSTADITIYGGAAGGGKSYALLLSCLKDIDNPRYGAVIFRRTSTQIFGEGGLWDEATNLYRLKGGIGVQSPRATIKFPSRAKVTFAHLQYEDNVHDWDGSQIAVIAFDELCHFERSQFMYMMSRNRSNSGVKNRIIATCNPDADSFVARLIEWYIDENGFPIKERSNKIRYFIVLDDDFKWANSKQELVEQYGVKKEIIKSFTFIASSVYDNKIMMEKNPQYEANLNAQNTVQKGRLLYGNWKIKPSSGLYFRKDQVQVVPSIPCNLVKVVRAWDLAATIPTPKNPSPDATSGVLMGLLEDGRYIVLDNVWGQWQSSDVRTKIHATAIKDNTKYGKVNIHLPQDPAQAGKEQAQSYIALLSGFVVKAERMTGDKITRAEPFSSQWQAGNVLVLAGPWNGAYFTEMEAFPEGSHDDRVDSSSDSFTELQTGAKIHIVSPLSIEKESYWTA